In one Scomber japonicus isolate fScoJap1 chromosome 6, fScoJap1.pri, whole genome shotgun sequence genomic region, the following are encoded:
- the si:ch211-105f12.2 gene encoding RIMS-binding protein 2-like, producing the protein MSPNYDTAAEELPFVPGQIIKVVGDKDPDGFYHGESGGLYGYVPSNMVAEIPVDDEYLKHLLMQQGFLPVDNTGMSVTPDPSDIGSIPDDAIVRRMVALFDYDPWENSPNMDSEEELGFSAGDIIYVLGEIDQDGFYYGDVKGRRGLVPSNFLQPLPWD; encoded by the exons ATGTCTCCAAACTACGACACGGCTGCAGAGGAGCTGCCTTTTGTACCAGGCCAGATAATCAAG GTGGTAGGAGATAAAGACCCTGATGGTTTCTATCATGGTGAGTCTGGTGGCCTCTATGGTTATGTGCCAAGCAACATGGTGGCTGAAATCCCAGTGGATGACGAATATCTGAAGCATCTACTCATGCAGCAGGGATTCCTCCCAGTGGACAATACAG GTATGTCTGTAACACCAGATCCAAGCGACATAGGCAGTATTCCTGATGATGCGATTGTTCGTAGAATGGTGGCCTTATTTGACTATGATCCATGGGAAAATTCACCCAACATGGACAGTGAA GAGGAACTTGGCTTTAGTGCAGGAGACATCATATATGTTTTAGGTGAAATAGATCAAGATGGATTCTACTAT GGAGATGTAAAAGGACGACGGGGTTTGGTCCCATCAAACTTTCTGCAGCCGCTACCGTGGGATTAG